The DNA window CGGCGCGGAAGTAACGGGTGTTCGCCTCCAGCCGGTCGCGGAGTTCGGTGGACTCGCCCAGGATGTCGAGCACGGCGAGGCTCGCGGCGGCGATGGCGGGGGCCAGGGTGTTCGAGAAGAGATAGGGCCGGCTGCGCTGCCGGAGCAACTCGATGATTTCGCGGCGTCCGCTGGTGAAGCCGCCGCTGGCGCCCCCCAGGGCCTTTCCCAGCGTGCTCGTGAGAATGTCCACGCGGCCCAGCACGCCGCGGTACTCGTGGGTGCCGCGGCCCGTCTTGCCAAGGAAGCCTGTGGCGTGAGAGTCGTCGAACATCACGGCGGCATCGTAGCGGTCCGCCAGATCGCAGATTCGGTCGAGCGGGGCGATGGTGCCGTCCATCGAGAACACGCCGTCGGTGGCGATGAGCCGCAGTCGGGCAGAGGCCGCCTCCTGGAGGCGGGCCTCGAGGTCGGCCATGTCGCAGTTGCGGTAGCGGAAGCGCTGGGCCTTGCAGAGGCGGATGCCGTCTATGATGCTCGCGTGGTTCAGCTCGTCGCTGATGATGGCGTCTTCGGGGCCGAGCAGGGTCTCGAAGAGGCCGCCGTTGGCGTCGAAGCACGAGGAGTAGAGGATCGTGTCCTCGGTGCCCAGGAACTCGGTGAGGCGCGCCTCGAGCTGCTTGTGGAGGGCCTGGGTGCCGCAGATGAAGCGGACGGAGGACAAGCCGTAGCCCCAGCGGTCGTAGCTGGCCCTGGCGGCGGCAAGCACGCGCGGGTCGTTGGCCAGGCCGAGGTAGTTGTTGGCGCAGAAGTTCAGCACCTCGCGGCCGCCGGCGACAGCGATTCGCGGGCTCTGGGGCGTGGTGAGTACCCGCTCGGCCTTGTAGAGGCCGGCCTGGCGAATCTCGTCGAGGGACCGGGCCGCGTGGGTTCGCAACGCCTCATTCATCGTTCGTCTCCCTCAGCGTTCGCTCCAGGTGAGCACGACTTTGCCGCTCTGGCCGGAGCGCGCAATCTCGAACGCCTTCTCGAACTCGGTGTAGTGGAACCGATGGGTGATGACGGGCGTGATGTCGAGTCCGCACTGGATCATCATGGTCATCTTGTACCAGGTCTCGTACATCTCGCGGCCGTAGATGCCCTTGATCGTGAGGCTGTTCCAGATGACGGTGGACCAGTCAATGGCCGCATTGGGCAGGATGCCGAGCACGGCGATCTTGCCGCCGTGGCACATGTTGGCGATCATGTCGCGGAAGGCCTGGGGATTGCCGGACATCTCCATGCCGACGTCGAAGCCCTCTTTCATCCCCAGCTTCTTCTGCGCATCGGCGATGGAGTCTCTGGTCACGTCCAGCGCCAGGGTCGCGCCCATCTTCTTCGCGAGGGCGAGGCGGTAGGGGTTGACGTCGGTGATGACGACGTGGCGGGCGGCGCAGTGCCGGGCGATGGCGGCGGCCATGAGGCCGATGGGGCCGGCGCCCGTGATCAACACGTCCTCGCCCATCACGTCGAACGAGAGGGCCGTGTGCGTGGCATTGCCGAGGGGGTCGAACGAGCTGAGGACCTCGAGCGGGATGTTGGGGTCGCACGCCCAGACGTTGGTGACGGGGATGGAGAGGTACTCGGCGAAGGCGCCGTCGCGGTTGACGCCGACGCCGACCGTTCGCGGGCACAGGTGGCGCCGCCCGGCGAGGCAGTTGCGGCAGTGGCCGCACACCACGTGGCCCTCGCCGCTCACGAGGTCGCCGGCCTTGAAGTCGGTGACGTTTTCGCCGTATCCCTCGACCACGCCGACGAACTCGTGGCCGATCACCGTGGGCACGCGAATCGTCTTCTGCGCCCAGGCGTCCCAGTTCCAGATGTGTACATCGGTGCCGCACACGCTGGTCTTGAGGATGCGGATCAGGACGTCGTTCTTGCCGACCTTGGGGGTCGGGACGTCCTCCAGCCAGAG is part of the Planctomycetota bacterium genome and encodes:
- the kbl gene encoding glycine C-acetyltransferase, translating into MNEALRTHAARSLDEIRQAGLYKAERVLTTPQSPRIAVAGGREVLNFCANNYLGLANDPRVLAAARASYDRWGYGLSSVRFICGTQALHKQLEARLTEFLGTEDTILYSSCFDANGGLFETLLGPEDAIISDELNHASIIDGIRLCKAQRFRYRNCDMADLEARLQEAASARLRLIATDGVFSMDGTIAPLDRICDLADRYDAAVMFDDSHATGFLGKTGRGTHEYRGVLGRVDILTSTLGKALGGASGGFTSGRREIIELLRQRSRPYLFSNTLAPAIAAASLAVLDILGESTELRDRLEANTRYFRAGMAARGFDIPAGDHPIIPIMLGEAALAARMAERLLAEGVYVIGFSYPVVPKGKARIRVQVSAAHTQADMDFAMDAFARVRAAALA
- the tdh gene encoding L-threonine 3-dehydrogenase encodes the protein MKALVKSKAQEGLWLEDVPTPKVGKNDVLIRILKTSVCGTDVHIWNWDAWAQKTIRVPTVIGHEFVGVVEGYGENVTDFKAGDLVSGEGHVVCGHCRNCLAGRRHLCPRTVGVGVNRDGAFAEYLSIPVTNVWACDPNIPLEVLSSFDPLGNATHTALSFDVMGEDVLITGAGPIGLMAAAIARHCAARHVVITDVNPYRLALAKKMGATLALDVTRDSIADAQKKLGMKEGFDVGMEMSGNPQAFRDMIANMCHGGKIAVLGILPNAAIDWSTVIWNSLTIKGIYGREMYETWYKMTMMIQCGLDITPVITHRFHYTEFEKAFEIARSGQSGKVVLTWSER